The proteins below come from a single Tribolium castaneum strain GA2 chromosome 9, icTriCast1.1, whole genome shotgun sequence genomic window:
- the LOC100141693 gene encoding uncharacterized protein LOC100141693 isoform X4, with amino-acid sequence MPPYPLYNEPSIPGATGLDTSPATQGLHTHSSKFPIEREVILSSTDKNSKIPILHDYKKRTKGAIAPDVPPKQMAAWTAQGQTHQILSPDQNHTGMVQSPHQQSEQNAVFRATYHPPPQEYYNGQANPSTGAVPRQSWHGGDNKSTPRPYPEDFSQSNSQQVTVQIEQPKEQKDKKSMTKTYHTIKDIISSRFKSSKDNTEEKSEEPGLNNVAEELRRSQRNIGEEQQEKKTEQNIYGKPRIDPNISHQQHQYNQHIMLQAQQYQVNQQLKMQQTMYQQQLVQARSQEMLVARPEEQVYYQNAYGATPQRPGNRFVSPANREQNYVQMHHSQFPAKEKDDRRQPIAMERRSAQQIERDSQRQKSFEARRAASHPQLAYDDETKTEVPDSRPQPQAAPMRRGSHGNIMEAAVSTAPDAEKDSDDGGFLKRNNSKEKKNPEINQEEDSKVTEALQGTPRKRLEGEIGKIEGVYNVGQRSKDDEGRGKKNPSGSAASSDYDKAGQSSSNADSGRGSAAYSSGRRPGGLDLNGEGDTGQLQGHYRDHHGGHDSEWVDIVENELRHILEPKLHELSLQGGVGIANSTLSESISSMTPPLPPLSPGEQSSPNVTPRNSTRYKPSSLPYGSKPDYDGYKSKLHTGRETSVNSRWHNNSNQKHRSTKKSDHSTALRGKQIFGLDTTDLTSTTTRSLDLESMLDGQSDSDGDISTTDARAIRKQLEGLETMYSEVLKLLGVKKYSGRYQPSDPRFSKRRYGSMSSLPSSSVSSRPIRDKRRAHEDRKKVRDIRGINKRFQRLESHVVTLARSVAHLSSEMRTQHLMIQEMENIRGEIAALRTQTNMLNVRSQSASRAVNTSKDLPTLANPTRVKKLTKFFGDEPPLLRLFLRKLGYEKYANVFESERVGMVELPYLSEERLQKMGVPLGPRLRIMQEAQISVCKDNTLCIV; translated from the exons ATGCCCCCGTACCCCCTGTACAATGAGCCTAGTATTCCGGGAGCCACAGGTTTAGATACTAGTCCTGCCACACAAGGGCTGCACACACACTCCAGCAAGTTTCCG atcgAAAGAGAAGTGATTTTGTCCAGTACGGACAAGAACTCGAAGATCCCCATTCTTCACGACTACAAGAAACGAACGAAAGGTGCCATCGCTCCTGACGTCCCACCCAAACAAATGGCTGCGTGGACGGCACAGGGCCAAACCCACCAGATTCTGAGCCCTGATCAG AATCACACGGGAATGGTACAATCCCCACATCAGCAATCCGAGCAAAACGCAGTCTTCCGAGCCACTTACCACCCACCTCCGCAAGAATATTACAACGGACAAGCCAATCCATCAACTGGTGCTGTGCCGAGACAGTCGTGGCATGGGGGCGACAACAAATCCACTCCACGCCCTTACCCAGAAGACTTCTCCCAAAGCAACTCCCAACAAGTGACCGTACAAATCGAACAACCGAAAGAACAAAAAGACAAAAAGAGTATGACAAAGACATACCACACCATCAAAGACATCATTTCGAGTAGGTTCAAGAGTAGCAAAGACAACACCGAGGAAAAAAGTGAAGAACCCGGCTTGAACAACGTGGCGGAGGAATTAAGGCGTAGCCAAAGAAACATAGGAGAGgaacaacaagaaaaaaagaCAGAACAAAACATCTACGGCAAACCCAGAATTGATCCGAACATTTCGCACCAACAGCACCAATACAATCAGCACATCATGCTCCAAGCGCAGCAATACCAGGTCAACCAACAGCTCAAAATGCAACAAACGATGTACCAGCAGCAGCTAGTGCAAGCAAGGAGCCAGGAAATGTTAGTCGCAAGACCGGAAGAACAAGTCTATTACCAGAATGCCTACGGGGCGACGCCCCAAAGGCCCGGAAATAGATTCGTCTCGCCGGCGAATCGGGAACAGAACTACGTACAAATGCACCATTCGCAA TTTCCAGCCAAAGAAAAGGACGACCGACGCCAACCAATCGCTATGGAGCGCCGCAGCGCCCAACAAATCGAGCGAGACAGCCAGCGTCAGAAAAGTTTCGAAGCTCGACGTGCCGCCTCCCACCCCCAGTTGGCCTACGACGACGAAACCAAAACCGAAGTCCCCGACAGCCGTCCCCAGCCTCAAGCAGCCCCCATGCGGCGTGGTTCCCACGGGAACATCATGGAAGCGGCTGTGTCAACCGCCCCCGATGCGGAAAAAGACAGCGACGATGGCGGTTTTCTCAAACGAAACAATTCCAAAGAGAAGAAAAATCCCGAAATCAATCAAGAGGAAGACAGTAAAGTGACAGAAGCCCTTCAGGGAACTCCGCGTAAGCGTCTGGAAGGCGAAATCGGGAAGATCGAAGGCGTGTATAATGTTGGCCAGCGATCGAAGGACGATGAAGGGAGAGGGAAGAAGAATCCTTCAGGATCGGCTGCGAGTTCCGATTATGATAAAGCGGGACAATCGTCGTCGAATGCCGACTCTGGGAGAGGCAGTGCTGCGTATAGTAGTGGGAGGAGGCCTGGAGGGCTGGACTTGAATGGGGAAGGGGACACGGGGCAGTTGCAAGGACACTACAGGGATCATCACGGAGGGCATGATTCCGAATGGGTGGATATAGTCGAGAATGAATTGAGGCATATTCTTGAGCCAAAATTGCACGAATTGTCGTTACAAGGGGGCGTCGGAATTGCGAATTCGACGCTTAGTGAGAGCATTTCGTCGATGACTCCGCCACTTCCGCCACTTTCGCCCGGCGAACAGTCTTCGCCCAATGTCACTCCGAGGAATTCGACGAGATATAAACCCAGCAG TTTGCCATATGGAAGTAAACCGGATTATGATGGCTACAAGTCCAAGCTTCACACAGGCAGGGAAACGAGCGTGAATTCCCGATGGCACAATAACTCCAACCAGAAACATCGCAGTACAAAAAAGAGTGACCATAGTACCGCCTTGAGGGGCAAACAAA TTTTTGGCTTGGATACCACCGATTTGACTTCAACCACGACCCGGTCGTTGGATCTCGAGTCAATGTTGGACGGTCAAAGCGACTCAGACGGCGACATAAGCACAACCGATGCCAGAGCCATCAGAAAGCAGTTGGAGGGTTTGGAGACTATGTATTCGGAAGTCCTCAAACTCCTTGGCGTTAAAAAATACAGTGGTCGTTACCAGCCTTCAGATCCTAGGTTTAGTAAGCGGCGCTACGGCAGTATGTCTTCGCTGCCGTCCAGCTCGGTCAGCAGTCGGCCGATCCGAGACAAGCGGCGCGCCCACGAAGACCGGAAGAAAGTCAGAGACATTCGGGGAATTAACAAGCGGTTTCAAAGGCTGGAATCGCACGTTGTGACTCTAGCGAG GTCGGTCGCTCATTTATCTTCCGAGATGCGGACCCAGCATTTAATGATTCAAGAAATGGAGAACATTCGGGGTGAAATAGCGGCGCTGAGGACCCAGACCAACATGCTGAATGTGAGGTCGCAGTCGGCGTCACGGGCCGTCAACACGTCCAAAGACTTACCGACTTTGGCGAACCCCACAAGAGTCAAAAAGTTGACGAAGTTTTTTGGAGATGAGCCGCCATTATTGAGACTGTTTTTACGGAAACTTGGCTATGAG AAATACGCAAACGTTTTCGAGAGTGAGCGAGTCGGGATGGTCGAACTGCCTTATCTTAGTGAAGAGCGACTTCAGAAGATGGGGGTGCCGTTGGGCCCAAGACTCAGGATCATGCAGGAAGCGCAGATTTCGGTCTGCAAGGATAACACGTTGTGTATAGTTTAG